The window AAGATTTtatcaacatactatggtataagaagacaatttttaaataggttagtaattgtaaagaataaaaacacaatgTAAAGAATCTGATGCAAatggttctctgaatcagttcacagattacccagccaaagcaacttatgcaacagatgtgtattatgttgcaacaaaataccaagtttttgcaacagatatacatATCTGCtatgtagattcttcttcatggagtagattggaaggctaggttagcaaaagtaaacttaccttgtcctagTACCACaagcacatatttgtcatattcgagaagtctttagcggcaaatgaatgcatggtgtattctttttgaaccttcatcttgatgtattctttcagttccttctttttctccttgcTAAGCACCGCAAATATGTCCACCTCCTTCAGAGACCCCTAAAATTCAACAACTATTTAAGCAGGGGGAGTTGCAATCTTTGCTGATTTCATAACAGATataatttgtctaatttttcttttttttctcctaacttccactgtaggagtgcatggatccctcacctcgttggatgttatgacacccctcctggatttgaACTCTTCGGCAGCTTCAGTAATAGACTCTAGCCTTTAaaagagtttatcctctctgtccttgcacactttgtatttacaatgagaatatgagggtggggaggggtgaaagggaccattgtaagggtgggagggactggtgtaggggtgagagggagaaCTTGTGcgaggggtgttttcaaatatatttattttttgttgagcaccaacatgctcatactTACGACTGGCAGCAGCAGCAGGATGGCTGCGCCATCACAAATAAATCCACCAGCAACAAccctagaagaagcacccagatctatTGCAGTTTGaagttggtcgtgaagagcttcgaCATTacgctgaccttgcctaactgctcttcttatggatgttgctccaaccaattccttctttattaaatccatCGTTGGGTTTTCTTTTGTATTAATAAGACCctgagtaagaaaagaagtcatccccagctcattaATGGTAGGTACGATCCAAGGATGCAGAACCTATAAAAGAAAGACAAGaggaatttaaattatataataataatttatagtcagttgggttacatagggctcgggttacatggatgttaacacaaccaacttatgcaacagacgatctatcTACcacaacagatgatctgtatattgaaacagattgataatatgttgcaccagattacccatttattgcataatttgcaatagatggataatctgttgagtagggttcaaagaaccaaagaaacaaatggttaatctgttgcaaaatatggattgTCTGTCGCAgtatattacccatctgttgcaccagttgcagttgacggataatctattacaacagacaacccatctgtcacaatagatggaacacctatttcaatatctttctttgaggcaaattattttagttgaaagaagacgtactgtatcatccggagggttaaagagatcaacctcgttaatatttttttttgctgctctctgctgcagccaaccacctaaggatcttTGGATGAGAAACCTAATCCGGGTAATCCTTAAAATGCTTtaggaggggaggaatgactacacatgtccaagcctaaaaattataaattaatgaatgagtaaaaatagtgatcaattttgccatgaaagcccaaggaaagccgtataatgtggtcatctttggctttagctttttcagtaaatatttgacagttaaaTAGTAGCTATCGTATCCCCAAGGATAATCATTAAATTTCCTAAAATCATCAGCAAacgccaacaaatcatgttctatgactttcccgatgtctcttgccaataaaatgaaatagacaaaccaaactaagtacaatttttccctatagtgctttggtatgtctttattcttgagatccgtcATCAAATCCTCCGctctgtagctaggtccaacaatgcccaacaaccatctttttttaccttgcatttgttggaccctttgtgaggtgttttcttgatgggaggttcttctggacgatcgtaTCTCAAGCCCATTACTatagcaaactctttcaatccaaaacaaactggcatgccacaaaagtagatccagacttcatccatctttttttcgccctccttcggacctccatcatccTCCGCATACTTGATCTTGCGCTTAAGAAGGACAtttaccatgatcattgggaaatggAGAGGGCGGGGActagacagctcaagaaagtgtgcaaagcagctcttcttaaaagtCCATCTTTGTTTtgcttcttcataatactcctgagttcgtcaaaaggtttccccaactgacatttaagtacaagatcaacAAATACTATTTTAGGGCTATTCATTGGCATCACAACTCAAAACttatcaatactaatggttttgacagaatcatgctagaattttgatattatcttacgccccattggtgaggaggagttatcactttcctaggcttcattttgccctgactgagattattctgaaagttcctccgaatctatctgtactctagccttttttgtttggtgatcagaagttgatccaattctccactttcagtttcttttcttttgggagacatcttttaactacaaataatagaaaaaataaaaaatacattgcatttgatgtctgcctaattctttttaaaaagtgagacaaatttcaataaattattctatgccacataacgaaaaaatactccaacggaaaacccatcagttggaatagatggggaacccgaatctatttgaagacctatttaatatcttccaacagatattccacctgctgcaacagatggacaaattttaataaatttttctacgccacattaccagaaaatactccaacgaataacccatcagttggaatagatgggcaatctgtttgaagacctatttaatatctctcaaCAGATCTTCTATcctttgcaacagatggaccaccaccgccacaaccaatgccaccactaaTGCCAGCaaaaccaccaccaatgccaccaatgcCATCAATACCAACACTAAGACCCCCGACACCActaccaaaaaacacaaataccaacaccaccaacaatagccatcaacaacaccacaaacaccatccaacaataccttAACAGTCAACAAGACACTgagaaaaaaactagggttttctcgaatacttcctacctttttagcatcaaaactcaaaattgttaacccattcttgaagataatacaactaaaagtcttcttttttatcatcaactagaaagccctattttttagaataaataacaaatgtaTAACTCTTCTCGAACGTTGTTACCTacaaagacagagaaaacgaTGGATATAAGCGGGAATAAGTCTAAAGGAAaaactatatgtagtcgtaaatgggaagaaaatcaacctgttttgaagggtttaGCAATATGTTGAGtggttgttgtttgtattgttgagagggagaggaGACCCCGAGAGAGAGGGagggaaaaaaaaagaacttaagatttgaaatgaaaagtttttcgcgcaaatggatgatttttatgggttgatttgtaattttaaaaaaaaatgacaagttttgaaattgctaattcggtctgaattgatcttaattaattttaaaaattttaaaagttatagtttttaaaacattgagttgatgagaactcatttcaacttagagtgatcaatcgacgactagagtcgggatgaacacaataccaacgctatgcaattgcaaagacttgattggatttgtagttgaccctgcaagctcattcattcatccctagtcctatctatactatcactatcctaatattgagttgataagaactcatttcaactcagagtgatcgatcaatgactcaagtcgggatgaacgcaataccaacgccatgcaattgtaaaaactcaattggatttgttgttcaccctgcgagctcattcattcatccttagttccacctaaataaacttaggtactatcactatcctaacattgagttgatgagaactcatttcaactcagagtgatcgatcgacgactcgggtcaggatgaacgcaataccaatgtcatgcaattgcaaagactcgattggatttgtagttgaccctgcgagcttattcattcatccctagtcccacctaaatcaattgtaataaaatctgtagcaacaaatgactgagttgttgaaaattttcaaatagatattcctatctgttgcaacaaaagacatatctgatttaattatcaaataaacatttgcatctgttgtgacagatggctGAGCTATTGAAaactttcaaacaaatatttatatctgttgtaacagatgacatatttgatttaattaattatcaaatggacattttcatctgttgtcacagatgactgagctgttgagatttttaaatagatattgatatttgttgtaacagatgactgagttgttcgaatttctaaatagatatttatatatgttgcaacagatgacatatctgtttgaaaaatctttttttctcttttacttttaaagcaagcttctggttcgagtagataatatcaagtagtagtacttactactaaggCAGTGAGTTCATTGAgaagtcttgtcttgtcttttcaatgtcactagtcttagtcttcctcgtgcccctcaaattataaatgaaattaatgaatattaattaatgaatattgaaaactcCCACAtttacgtacacaatacatctgtagaaattatctcatctcttccttcagctgcagtttattttattcaactctcatcttctttttatttctctcctttttAGGGTCACAATCTTTTATCTCCTTTTTCtattctcttctcataaagatcctgttggatctaaatcgatccatatctttcctcgactgaaattactgttttgatcccctttttgatattaaggtatggttcattattgctctttcattctcttcttcttatttgcaagttatttatatctatttttttatttaattactatttacccatatgatatttagtaaaaaaatttgagggaacttttaagtgttgaataaataaatcgagaatttttattacaatatgcgaaaaaagtcatttgttggaaGAAGTTTACAAGCCTTgttggtagtatcatttttttttgtatgtattttatttgtttctttattgttgatgcagttattgatgttattggtaggattggcgttgttggaacttgtggtgtggtgttgttgatggttctggaacaAATGATGTTTatactgttgttgatgttgtaacagttagagaaactgttggaacaaatcaaaccaccagaaaggctgaTTTGATGTATTCTATTAGACTCCACATATggtgcaacagactccacatccaGATCGAGTTAGTGTACAAATCAagtgagctcaatctctcagcctttttgctgatcgctcttctctattatagatgacaagatatcttctATGCAAAAGTATACACTGTCGCCAGACATGCTTTCCTGGGAGCAATTAATCTGAAGATATCGGTTGATTTCTCTCaggcaagcatgtctggcgatagtgtagacttttgcatagcagatatcttgtcatctatattggagaagagtgatcagcagaaaggctaacagattgagcttattttatttgtgcactaactcgagcatattttttgatagggtaatgagctcgaagttacgtaacgtttgataggcttggtagattTGGTTTAGATCACATGCTACGTAAATCCatacttactaatttatcaaattagttgatcaagatgcatggagcaacgctcgataaaagtgtgttgttcaactattgggaccataTCTTtaacgtgcatcaacatattttgatcTAAACCAAAAACAGCGAccttccatgtatcctttaaggcttctgaagaaagtgttctgaaggtcttctagaatgccacaactttgaaggtagtgttcataatcgagctcacaagagatgaggaactccttaccaactttgaaaACGACAACGACCATCTTGAATACAAAATCAGcaagctagaggcaagcttgaaaattatcaggattcacatactacagcaaacatctgatcttctccaaggaatgttgaaagcatgataaagcaagaaaacacaatcaattaatccatattgctaagaaagtaatgatactctatttgtctttcaatctcatttgtggttctgatcaggttgacgacagtggacctgatcgaaaacacaaataCGAAGGCAtggaatgaaatttaaaattcaaaaattatcgtctttgcttagtttccttattttaactgcagttgttgttagTGTAAGTTTTCTAGACCTGCTgaacattatttcaaccctcgataccCGTGTGgttgctttgttggtcttctcttattttttacctaggtgataatcctgaccacACAGCTTCCTAACAAAGTAtccatcttctttatttttcttataaagagataacagacaaaattacattactggatacactttcatatttgcacttgattcagatttcacatctgtaaagaaaattccatcggccagattcgttagaagttactttctaccctatgtttcttcttcaattagctctcagatgatatagtcttccatcacccatccattttccctcgaaggcattctcctaccgcaccttttggcatataattatcaccccgagcgagcaacccaaccatataaattttggccaggggaatttctattggttttccattcttatttgatgcagtgcgaggctttgagggccctctaagggtccgatgcacacttaaagttaagtccaatcgctattggttctctgcagtgacgacaaatattgatcccttctcaaaacttgacatgcataaacatgagcaacaaccatcagtaattcgtaacaggatatctgcaccatcttcatgaggtcctcagccttatcaatttttaacccatcaaacttaacgatACAATGCAGgacttgtttgaatgatcaatggaTAATCgattaaaaactacattcacaaaaatattgtactttatgtgttgttccggtgaccttatcagtaataaaTACTTAAATCTcgcacatatgatagtggatccatctgcacacaccttattcttcctagtccatctatggcttaaattgaataaacagatgactagctagttgcaacagatgacatatctgtaaaagcaattttcttttctttctgagatacaagaatttataaataggtccctccttacaaatatgaatgatccgattcgtacaagaatattcatgtCGAGTCCTTTCGTGAACtttaaaggcagtttgatgaactccagagagatttggctgacttcggagcaagttGCTAGATGAAAAATatccgattgacaataataataaaagtagtaataataattaggtaatattttttatttcagctcatgtattttcctccttttgtatatcgaaTCTACCCaaaggattcaaaaatctatgaacattcattttattttgttgtcgactttgaatttttaattcttatttactatttaataatcattctgtttattccttgttctcaacatgtcaatagctggtggtagggattgagcaatttatgtcaacagaggttaatctgctacgacagatcgatcatatgttgcacctggcggttattaataaaaaagggttattgttattattgcGAGGGTGAAAAagaaatgactttttgattattcaatatgaaaaatgtttcgtaaataaataaaaaggaaataaatgataaacacaatttataaccgcaaaagaatggttatttaatCTTAATAACCGATctgacttttcactatttttatttttgaatttgttttttaaaattatttattatataataaaatggttattattttattaaggaatttgaaaaggtatttcttttacttataaaataaaaaagtaagcaaatttggattaatgatatgatgatagttgtttttttaaaagtagattatatgttgcaacaaatatattatctgatgcaacaggttcactattgttgcaacagatgatatatctattgtcatggatgatttatctgatgcaactgatATCGAATCTGtcgtcacaactcaataaaaatggttcttggaaagaactaattaataataataatctgaaaagtcatgacttatcataatatttctcaatttaattaagtcattacttttcacattaattaaaaaaataattaataaatggaggtgaacagttagattatatgttgcaacaaataggttaTTTGATgctacatattttatatttgttgcaacagatcatatatctgttgtcacagaagtgttatctgatgcaacagatatagaatctgttgccacaactcaataaaaatggttcttcgaaagaactaattaataataataatttgaaaagtcattacttatatcacaatatttattttcttaatttaaaaattaaatataattaatgaatggaAGTGAATAGTCGCGTCTTTTGTCTccttattcaaattcaatcctctataaataggtccctccttactcaatcgttcattcaactacactctatttatttattgcatctcgtttttcatattacactctagaagattatgactgacccagtgtgggacgttgttTTTCTGCAAGATGCCGTTAATGAACTTCGAAATCAAGTTCGTGACATGCAATGGGAACTGagaggagttagagcaagaatgctccgtgagatacgcaggctgaggagggccttgctacttctgGTTGAAGGTTGGCTGGctgacaatgataatgatgataataataataataattagattattatgtttcttttagtctattatatgtatttttatctgtttttgtttaataaaataattatgtttaatctttgacattttaatccatatttaattttcattctgtctagtATCTTCTCAACAAAATGTCGACGATTCGatgtaaaaagaaataatttagaatccagtagcaatagcaagatttatctgttgggtttgtggcagggactgatgtgttgttcaaaatagattactcatgctgcaacagataagaagtctgatgcaacagataaatagtctgtttcaacagatgactggtttgttgcttggctctgacgttttaattcatactccctccgtctcaaattacccgttccaaattgagatgccacatagattaagaaaaataattaataacatgtctagtttaccataactcACTGATCAGTTGGTAGgacagtagacgtgtttgaaataaccattatttgctattcaatcgaaatttcataagGGAAGAAAGATTTTAACGTCGGTCGGCatatagtccccctattaaatgatgtttctattttaatttgaagaaaaagtgtttaatgcaaagggtaaaacatgaattttttttaatcttttcttgattaatgaaaaagacaagtaaaatgagaaatcgaattaggaaatttgggacggataattggacgtaaggaataattttgaatccagtagcaataacaagagttgaaacatattggttatctgttgggtttatggCAGGGGTTGACTtatgttgttccaaatagattaatcattcgttgcaacagataattagtctggtgcaacagataaacatcctgatacaacagataatacgtctgatgcaacagataatacgtctgatctaacaaataaatattctgatgcaacaaataaacagcctgatgcaacaaatgaattttttgatacaatagattactcaactgatgcaccagatgatttatctgtttaaattatgggcacttatgATGGATTCATAAttggggttctatccattgttggaaaaacagaagtgtacccagatgacaaataagaataaaaatcataattttacttaccaaagtcacccaTGAAGtcatgccaaagtggaaagtgatgtagtaaataaaatttgacctcaGAAATTGGTCAAATCGCAGCAGTAgcgctgtaccaacaacaacaaaaacaacaaatggtcgacaagaagaagatgaagatgataatgaagtagaagatgatgataatgaagcagaaggtgatgaataaagcagcagaaataatgaacaacaaaaatcgctaagagagagaaaacaacaatagatgagaagagagagaaaattgcttttttccctccatttctcGTTATTTTAGataaacattgggatcaaagtgtaaatttaaaaacttgtgggttattttcaaacttcttcaactttcttaatccataataaagtaattgttacctccaactaataattaagacttgtgtcacctataccgcattttaaaactattttgtcacctgtggcccaaactcCCTAGATACATGCTTAGGGAAAAAAAGAACTAGAAGGAAAGATACACCTATACAGATACATGTATTTTATGCATAGATAAGTTTTACCGATCTTATAAAATCGATTTTTATCCTTCCATAACTAATTAAAAACTATATACTATTAAATATATAGATTTATTTTCTATCAAGcataacaaaatattatattttacacCATAAAAATCACTTAAAAAAATGAGGCATATACAGTCCTAGTCATGCCAGCCCAATCAATACTTATTTGGAACTAGTCCTCatagttgatttttttaaaatggaaaaagggtcaaaaatatccctgaactattcgaaatggatcaaaaatacccttcgtttgttttttggctcaaaaatacccttctatttattttttgcctcaaaaatacccctatattaattttttgactcaaaaatactcctccgtCAATTTTtgggctcaaaaatacccttctctctAACAGAATGACACCAAACacaccatataaataaataaaaaagtcaCTTAATCAGTCCAAGTCAGCATACACGTGGAAAATCACTCCATTAAATTCATCTAACaatttattctatttaaaaatccaatccgattcatatttaaaaaaaacctGAACTAAAAGGCAAAAttcaattcttcaattttttttcctcataTCATCCCTTTCACCCccttatatttcattattttatattttcaaagttacGAGATTCACTCGAGCAATTCTTGACCTCATTAACTTATGGTTGTCCTACATTGTCACTAAACTTTCACTCTCCAAATTTCAATCTGAATTACCATTTCTCTCACTACAATCAGGTTCCTCATTAGAGAAATTCAGATAGGACATCCAATAGCAATCCGAACTCTTGGAAATCGGGTCAATTATTTGAGGATCCAATTGTTTAGGGTCTCCCCGATTAAATTCGATTCTTTCGAATCAATAATTTAACGACCTAATTATTTTCGCATCCTTCGCCTTGATCAATCCAAAATATCTGAACCCATCACATGGAAAATAAGCTatcaaattctttaattttttttccttttgggttggatttttttaatataaGTGGGGTTGGGTCTTTTAATTAGAAAAATGGGTTGATGGTTAGATGGATTAAATGGAGTGATTTTTCATTTGTGTATGTTGACATGGACTGATCACGTGACTTTTTTATTCACATGGCGCGTTTGGTAGCATTCCGTTagagagaagggtatttttgagctaaaaaattaatggaggggtattttttagccaaaaacaAACAgaagagtatttttgagccaaaaaataaataaaggatatttttgatccatttcatatagttcaagggtatttttgacccttttccgtaTTTTAATTTATAGCAGTTACACCATAATTTCTAAGTAGACAATTAAATGACCTTTTTGGGTGAACATAGGAGCTTATATTATAATAAATCACATGTATAAGGATTTGTCTTGTGGCAGGCTGGCAGCGCCACTTTATAAACACTGACAGCAACAGTAGTTGCCTGCTGGAGCTAGTATTTACATCCTGATAACTATTAGTAGTATTATTATACAACAGTTGGTTGGTAGTAGGCACTCGAATTGTCCAACGTGATAACTCTCCATTCCTATCAGCCCGCAAAATATCCAAAATGGAAGACGGAGGATCCCACATTAACCTAGTGCTACTAATAATGGATATATTTGCTCTAGCCAATGCATTTGCCACATCTTATTCTAATTCCTATAAATGCGAGTCAGCGGTGGATTGTAAgtacattaaaaatgaaaaaaaatgaatgaaattgTTTTATAGTAATTCTTAATATAAAATTAGAAAACATAAGtgaataaaaactaaaagaacTAGGAGACTGAGGTGGATCgaagttattttattattcattaaAGGAATTTGAAGTTCaagttcaaaaaattaatttgtctTAAATGAACTTCATTTCGATTGAGTTATatagcaattattttaagtttgtatgttattgtagttgtattaaatttatgaaaaaattacatattatagacaaaatactatattaattacatgaaatggtttatgttttaaaaaattacaattcatagtcattTGGTAGTTAaaagttagtttttttttgtgggccctttatacaaatatattaaaatttgtatataccaattttctctcttatatatttattttttgtattttctttctattctctctatcttattgactcaaaaaaaggcaacaatggaatatcaaaacacaagatttttgatgatatctttttcaactatttttttcttaattttctctcaaaatcactctaatatccttgattttaaattaaagaaacgaCAACATTGAcaacatcataatacatgattattcaagagattttcttcaacttttttctctttatttttctctcaaagtcACTCTAATATCACATAATATAATCCTTGATTTCTCTGTGATAAATCGTTTTTGCGGAGTTTTCACCACAGAAAATCAGTTTAGGATATTTATTGacattagatttaatttttttaaaatttttatatattatgtcagtTAGTCGTTAAATTTCTTCGTTGTTCATATATTTTAcgagaaaaatagaaaagggtGAGCACTcccccatttttataattttttcgtTTTTGcggatttttattttataatataaatttttatatattatgttagtCACTTCCCCattttttttatggatgatttatcaaa of the Capsicum annuum cultivar UCD-10X-F1 chromosome 11, UCD10Xv1.1, whole genome shotgun sequence genome contains:
- the LOC124888608 gene encoding uncharacterized protein LOC124888608 — protein: MNHKAFSLFFIAFFVLIFCLSTTNSRRLSALLLRFDQFLRSNFIYYITFHFGMTSWVTLVLHPWIVPTINELGMTSFLTQGLINTKENPTMDLIKKELVGATSIRRAVRQGQRNVEALHDQLQTAIDLGASSRVVAGGFICDGAAILLLLPVVSMSMLVLNKK